In Chaetodon trifascialis isolate fChaTrf1 chromosome 6, fChaTrf1.hap1, whole genome shotgun sequence, one DNA window encodes the following:
- the LOC139333199 gene encoding uncharacterized protein yields MPGCPKENRNELKEEDGSRSSHAASPGHSETRGNSHQDSEMGWRGSFTGVRAKSANAVLFTSPFCAPVKDQLTLQTETGAQSKDTEKQADGRQRLGSETEVDGGFETENLTKTTEVNAKQAAEGRNLDTELQCVSVNTDTVPYLSIGTNQSKPDDFSKQSSDDPHQRSQTAKVMGRISTWPPTASQWQARCNMMKEEEEERSDSFTVKKVLNKVEHPSDGDEIEKNQMEDPLKTAQTNVGQSQSSNTKDKTTVIIEAHDMKQEKMIQDPATVRQTIRKKQERLDQTPDLKPARSPAEKNKSSDKTEPKRAVMSRQPAENRSSGSKAPSDGASPDDETLLSGNEYAFMDLLHEVVQNNGRWTRERWKQTHVNKQRR; encoded by the coding sequence ATGCCTGGATgtccaaaagaaaacagaaatgagctgaaagaagagGACGGCAGCAGATCCAGTCATGCTGCGTCTCCAGGACACTCTGAGACAAGAGGAAACAGTCACCAGGACTCAGAGATGGGATGGAGGGGATCGTTTACTGGAGTCAGAGCAAAGTCGGCTAATGCTGTTCTCTTTACATCTCCTTTTTGTGCACCTGTGAAAGATCAATTGACTTTACAAACTGAGACAGGGGCTCAATcgaaagacacagaaaaacaagctgatGGACGGCAAAGACTGGGGAGTGAGACTGAAGTAGATGGAGGATTTGAGACAGAAAATCTAACAAAAACCACTGAAGTGAATGCTAAACAAGCTGCTGAGGGCAGAAATCTGGATACAGAgctccagtgtgtgtctgtgaacactgacaCTGTACCTTATCTGAGCATCGGTACGAACCAGAGTAAACCTGATGATTTCAGCAAACAGTCCTCTGATGATCCGCATCAAAGATCACAGACCGCAAAAGTTATGGGGAGGATCTCCACCTGGCCTCCGACTGCAAGTCAGTGGCAGGCAAGATGTAATatgatgaaggaggaggaggaggagcggtcTGACAGCTTCACGGTGAAGAAAGTGTTAAACAAAGTGGAGCATCCTTCTGATGGAGATGAAATTGAGAAAAATCAAATGGAAGATCCCCTAAAAACAGCTCAGACGAACGTGGGACAGTCTCAGTCCTCAAACACAAAGGACAAGACCACCGTGATCATTGAGGCCCATGACATGAAGCAAGAGAAGATGATCCAGGACCCTGCCACGGTGAGACAGACAAtcaggaaaaaacaggaaagacttGATCAAACTCCAGACCTGAAACCTGCAAGAAGTCCTGCAGAAAAGAATAAGAGCAGCGACAAGACAGAACCAAAGCGAGCTGTGATGAGCAGACAGCCGGCAGAAAACAGAAGCTCTGGCTCAAAGGCTCCCTCTGATGGCGCCTCACCAGATGACGAAACGCTGCTGTCCGGCAATGAGTACGCCTTCATGGACCTGCTGCACGAGGTCGTGCAGAACAATGGCCGCTGGACCAGAGAGAGGTGGAAGCAGACACATGTCAACAAGCAGCGGCGTTAG